AAGGGCGAGACTCGCTTGGGCCGAACGGAGTGAGGAGCGTCGCTGTGCAGGCTTTATCTGAAGGATGCGAGGGCGACCGGAGGGAGCCCTCGATACGGAACGGGGAGCGAAGCGACCCGTGGAGTGAGTGAAACGAACGAAGATATCCTGCACAGCGACCCCGAGCGAGTCGAGGGCTTTCCCGAGTTGCTGTCAGCGATGTTGTAGCCTAGCCAGCGAGTCGAGGGCGTTCCCTGCTTGGTGGCAGTGCTGTCTCTGTCTCCTAGCCAGCGAGTCGAGATCGATCACGTAACGAGCCGACGAAAACAGAAATCCCATATCGAAGTGGTCTTTTCCGGCCGCGACAGACCACGATCCAACGTGACCTGCAGCCGACTTCGCGTCCTCGCGATCGAAGGCACCGCCTGGGCAGCCTCGGCTGCGGTCTTCGAGACGACCGACCCCACCGAACGAACCGACGACGAACGAGTCGACATTTTCACCGACGCCTACGCGCCCGACAGCGGCGGCATCCACCCCCGCGAAGCCGCCGAGCACATGCACGAGGCGATCCCCAAAGTCGTCGCACAGGCTCGCGAGACGGCCGAAACATGGGCAGCCGAACACGACGAGCAGACGCAGAATCCCGTCGATGCAGTCGCATTCTCCCGCGGCCCCGGCCTCGGGCCGTGCCTGCGAATCGTCGCCACCGCAGCGAGAGCGACGGCCCAGCGATTCGACGTCCCACTCGTCGGCGTCAACCACATGGTCGCTCACCTGGAGATCGGCCGCCACCGCTCGGGGTTCGAATCGCCCGTGTGCCTCAACGCCTCCGGAGCCAATGCCCACATTCTCGGCTTCCGGAACGGCCGCTATCGCGTGCTCGGCGAGACGATGGACACCGGCGTCGGCAACGCCATCGACAAGTTCACCCGCCATCTCGGCTGGTCCCATCCCGGCGGCCCCAAAGTCGAGCAGCGAGCCAAAGAAGGAGACTTTCTCGATCTGCCGTACGTCGTCAAGGGGATGGACTTCTCGTTTTCGGGGATCATGAGCGCCGCCAAGCAAGCGGTGGACGATGACGAGCCAGTCGAAGACGTCTGTTTCGCCCTGCAGGAGCACATCTTCGCGATGCTTACGGAGGTCAGCGAGCGTGCCCTCTCACTCACTGGTAGCGGCCAGCTCGTCCTCGGGGGCGGAGTCGCTCAGAACGCCCGCCTGCGGGGGATGCTCGAATCGATGTGTGCCCAGCGCGGGGCCGAATTCTACGCGCCCGAGCCGCGATTTCTGCGGGACAACGCCGGCATGATCGCCGTCCTCGGCGCGAAGATGTACGACGCGGGCGACACCCTCCCGATCGCGGAGTCACAGATCGATTCGAACTTCCGGCCCGATCAGGTCCCGGTCACCTGGCGCGAGCGAGAGGCGTGGACGGCAACGGGCGACAACGTCCGGGCCGGCGACGCTCTCCAGGGCGCGGAAGCGACGGTCACCTTCGAGGACGGCATCGTCACGAAGCGACGCCTCCCACGCGAGTATCGCCACGAGATCCTCGACGCGCGACTCCGCCGGACACGGACTCGACTGGAGGCCCGACTCACCAGTCAGGCCCGGCGCGCTGGCGTTCCGACGCCCGTCCTCCGGGACGTCGACCCCGATGAGGGCATGCTGGTCTTCGAGAAAGTAGGCGAGGCCGACCTGCGCGACCGACTCACCGAGGCGTCCGTCCGGGACGTGGCCGGTCACCTCGCGACGATCCACGACGCCGGGTTCGTCCACGGCGATCCGACGACTCGAAATGTGCGCGTCGACGGTGACAGGACCTATCTCATCGACTTCGGGCTGGGCTACTTCACCGACGATCCCGAGGACTACGCGATGGACTTGCACGTCTTCGACCAGTCGCTGACCGGGACTGCCGACGATCCCGAGTCGCTGATCGCGGCCGCTCGCGAGAGTTATGAACGCGCCAGCGCCGATCCCGAGTCCGTCCTCGACAGCCTCGCCGAGATCGAGGGGCGCGGCCGGTATCAGTAGCCCAGAAGGCGCGACAGGTATCGGAGACCACCGTCGACAGGTGCCTCAGAAGTCGAATAGCTCTCGGTAGAGCGCGAAGACGTCGCCGGCAGTCCCGCTCTGTCCGTCACCGTCGAAGTCGAACTGCGGCGGAGCCGAACGGATACGGTCGCCGTCACGACGTTCGAAGTAGGTGAAGACATCCGAGATCGTCGCCTTCCCGTCGCCGTCAATGTCTTCGAAGTGGCCATCGCCGTCGATATCCTGCGGCGCATTAGTGCCGACGATCGGGCCGTCCTCGACCGTCGCGTCCCCGACAGTGCGATAGGGGATCGTCGCGGGCTGGTCGTCAGTGTGGGCGAGCGCCTCGGCGTTGCTCGTCCCGTCGGGCGTCATCAGATCGATGACGTTCGGCGCGTCCTCGCTGCCAGCGCCACCGAAGCGCCAGGTGCTGGCCTCGCTTTCGACGGGGCGGACGTTGCTCTCGGTGTGGCCGTCGTAGCCCAGCACGAGGACGGCAAGCGCGCTCGTCGAGAGGGGCCCGACCGCGTCGGCGGGAACTGTGAGGACGATCGTCTCGGTGTCGACGCGGGTGCTTCCGGTCGCGATCTCCTCACCGTCGGGAGCCTCGACGGTCACCCCGTGTTCGCCGTTCGCGAGGATGCGACGGTGATACGGTGCCTCGAAGGCCGCGTCGACACCGGCTCTCGCGTCCGTGGTCCCGCCGGATCGTGCAGGGTCGCGGACGTACACCTGGAGGAACTGTGTGCTGAACCCTCCCTCGAACTGCCAGGGATTTTCGAGCGTTCCACCGATCGAGACGCCGATCTCGTAGCTCGCGCCGACGCGATCGATTGTGACGCGCGTCAGGTCGAACGACCCCGCAGTGAATACGTGATTTCCAGGGTAGGTGTAGCTGCCCGGCCCGTGGTCGTCGCCCGTCGAGTCAGACCAGTCGGCGAGGCGGTCGACGCCCTGGATCACGGCCGTCTCGCGACAGCGCTCGTCGGCGTTCCGTTTGGGCACTGAGACGGTGATCGAGTTCTCGCCCGCGGTGATCGGGACCGCGGCGCTGAACTGTCCGTCTTCGACAGCGGGTTCGAAGACCGAGTCACCGACTTCGACCCTGACGGAGTCGGCGTCGGTCGTTCCCGAGATCGTGGTCGTGCCGACGTCTGCCCGCTGCGGTGCGTCGACCGACAGCGACGGGCAGTAGGGCACGTCGCCCTCGGCGGGGACGAGCCGCATCGCGTGGCCGCCCCCGCGTGCCAGCTCGACCGTGATCGTCTCGCCGCCGGAGACGGTGCGCTCCTCGACTGCGACCGCTTCTGGGTTGCTCCCGAGGCTCGTCTCGGGTGCGTCGGCGTAGATTTCGGCAACGTAGGCCTCGTCGTCCAGAAAGTCGAGCGCGAGATCGAGTGATCGGGACTCCCCGGACTGGGTGCCGACGTACCAGACGCCCTCTCGCTTGCGGGCGATCGAGACGTACGAGCCGAGTTCGGTGTCGACGACCCGGGTCTCGTCCCAGCTTGCGGGCACGTCCGCGATGAATTCGAACTCGGGGTAGACCTCGCCGTCGTCGTCGCGGTAGTTCTTCGGGAGGTCGGCGACCATCTGCAAGCCCGAGAAGAGGACGGGATAGTGGCTGAGCTGGCGGGCGCGCGTGCTGTTGACGTTGCTCCCGTCGTCGGTCAGGTCGAAGATTCCGGGCGTGTAGTCGACCGGCCCGGCGAGCATCCGGGTCTGGGCGACCAGGACGCTGTGATTGGCCGGCAGCCCACCAGTAAAGTTCTGATACTCCATTCCCTGGACGCCCTCGCGGGTCATGAAGTTGGGCCAGGTCCGGCGCTCGCCGGTTGGTTTGATCGGCTCGTGTGCGTTGATCATCACCTCGTTTTGGGCCGCAGTGGCCACCATCCGCCGGTAATGCTTGACGGCCCACTGCGATTGCTGTTTCTGCCCGTTGTGGAACGGCGGATTGACGTAGCCGTTCTTGACCGCCGGAATCCCCCACTCGTTGTACTGGGCGAAGATGTCGGCCATATTCTCGTCGTAGCGAGCGGCCTGTGCGCCGGTCTCGTTGTGCGCGACGAAGCTGACGCCGCGCGAGCCGCCGTAGTCCAGAATCTCCTGCAGGTCGAAGTGCTCGGTCGGCCTGGTAAAGTCCTGGTCGTCGAAGCCCGCGAGTCCGCCGGGGTCCCAGCCGACGTTCCAGCCCTCCGCCAGCAGGTTCGGGATATCGTGGGCGGCACAGAAGTCGATATACTGTTTGGCGTTCTCGGTCGTCGCACCCACGCGGTCGCCGGGATGCCAGGTCGACTCGCCGATGTGTAGCTCCCACCAGATGCCCATGTACTTGCCCGGCTCGACCCAGCTCGGATCCTCGATTTTCGATTCCTGGGCGAGATTGACCACGAGATTCGACTCGATCAGGTCGCCGACGCCGTCGCCCACCTCGACAGTGCGCCACGGCGAGACGTGCGGGGCCGTTCCCCGGACTTTGGTCACCCCGTCAGGCCAGGTGACGAGAGTGGACTCGAAGGTCGTCCCGCCGACAGCGGCGAGTCGCATCGCCGCGTAGTCTGTGAGGTCGGCCTCGTGGATCGACAGTGCGGGGCCGTCGTCGAGGGCCATCGTGATCGGCGTGTTCGCGCCGCCGACGTCGCTGATCGCTGTCTCTCTGATCCGCTGTTCGTACTTGTTCGGGTCGTCGTTGTACCACGCCGCGTCGCCGTCGCCCGCCACCGCGAACGTCGTCCGCTCGTCGACGATCTCGAAGTCGTCCTCGCCGTGGATCGTGTACCGCAAGCCGACGCCCTCTTCGAAGACGCGAATCGTGACCGTTACCGTTCGCTCGTCCTCGACGGTGACGGCCAGTTCGCGGTAGCGTTCGCGGATCTCGCTGTAGCGTCCCCACGGCGGCTCCCAGGTCCGGTCGACGCTATCGGTCGCCGAGCCGAGGACGGTGGCGTCGGTCCCGAAGGTCGATCCGTCGGCGAATTCCAGGCCGAGTTCGGAGTCCTCGATGACGGGTTCGCCCGCGCGCTCGACTCGATAGGACAGCGCACCGTCGTCCGCGTCGAGCGTCACTGAGAGCGTTCCGCCGGGTGACTGTATGGTCTGGGTCGTCGCAGTCGGGCCGGACGTAATCGGGTCGGGGTGGGAGATCTGCTGGCCGATCTCCTCGGGGGCGGTCGCCATCGCAGTCGGGAGTAGCGTCGCCCCGCCGGCAGCCGCGAGCGCTCCGAGAAAGGTCCGCCGACGAAGTGGTGATCGCTCCGCCTCGCGTGCGCACATGGAGCGAAATCTATCGGGCCGGTCCCAATAGCCTGTCGAAGTGCTGGAGGACAAACGACTTAGTAGAGGCCGACCTATCATCGCGCATGGCAGACAAACCACAGTCTGGAGAGATCTTCGGCGTGCCGTACAACTTCGAGCGACCGAGTCTGCGCCGCCTGCTGTCCTCGTACTGGCAGCCCGGTGAGGGCATGCTCGTCAAGAAGCCCTTCGGGATCGGCTACACGCTCAACCTGGCCAACTGGCGCTCGTGGATCGTGCTCGCGGCCGCCGGCGCCCTGCTCTACCAGGAACGCGGCAAGTCCGAGGACAGCGAGTCCGAGGAGCTCGAAGACGAATCCGACGAGCCCGTCGAAGTCATCGTCGACTAGCTGTTTCGTCCCGATCCGGATATCGACGTGTCTTTTTGAGCGCCCTCCCATCGAGCAGGCATGCTGCATTTCGTCACGGGCAACGCCGGGAAAGTCCACGAGGTCCAGTCCCTGCTCGACGCCGAGGTCGAGCAGTTCGAGTTCGACTACACGGAGATCCAGAGTCAGGACCTGCGAGAGATTGCTGCCCGCGGGGCGCGCGAGGCCTACCGAGAGGTTGGCGAACCGGTCATCGTCGACGACTCGGGGCTGTTCGTCGAGTCGCTCGACGGGTTCCCGGGACCCTATTCGGCGTACGTCGAGGATACCGTCGGCGTCGAACGGCTCTGGCGACTCGTCGAACCCGAAGCCGACCACAGCGCAGCGTTCCGGGCGGTCGTCGCCTACTGCGACGGCGGGGAGTTCGAAGCAACGCCCGAACCGGTCGACCGTGGCGAGCGACGCGGCCCGGATCAGGCTGCCGCCGAGCGATCGAGCGCGACCACTGACGACCAGGTCGATGCGGACGACCTCTCGGTCAAGTTCTTCGAGGGGGTCGTCCCCGGCGAGATCGTCGCGCCGCGGGGCGACGGTGGGTTCGGCTACGATCCCATCTTCGAACACGGCGGCCAGACCTTCGCCGAGATGGACACCGAACAGAAAAACGCCGTCTCCCACCGCGGCCGCGCCCTCGCACGCTTTGCCGAGTGGTACGAGCAGTCCTGATTCTCTCGAAGGAAACCAATCACGTAGTATTCCGATACCGTCGAAGGAAACTACTCGTCAGGTCGCTCGTCGATGAGGACGACGGCCTCGCCGTCGATGACGGCTTCTTCGCCGTCGGTGACGGTCGTCGTCAGCCGATACTGGTTGTGACCGAGGTCCTCGACGATCTCACACTCGGCGGTGACGCGGTCGCCGATCCGGACTGGGGCGTGGAATTCGAGGTCCTGAGAGAGGTAGATCGTGAGGCCGGGCAGGCGCGCGAGCGCGGCGCTGATGAGGCCGCCGACGAGTGTCCCGTGGGCGATCCGGCCCTTGAACCGTGTCTGTTCGGCGAACTCCTCGTCCAGATGGAGGGGGTTGGTGTCGCCGCTGGAGAGGGCGAACCGGCGGACGTCGGCGTCCGAGATCGTCTTCGAGAACTCGACACCGTCACCGACGCTGAGGTGATCCTCGGCGTCGACCGTGACGTGCCAGGTCGGCAGGTCCTCTTCGGCTTCGATCTCGGGTCCGCTGGCAGGGTCGTCGCTGCGAGCGCCGACGCCGAACGCAGCGAAGGCGGCCCGGTTGGCCTCCATCATGCTGTTTACGACGTGTGAGGAGGTTTCTGTCCAGGTGTTCAAAAGATCGTGAGGTTCCGAACTCATTGCAATGGCGTTTGGGACCACCGCTAATAAATCATGCCCCTGTGGGCCGTTCAGGTACAACAGCCGTGAAAATATCCCACGTGCGCGGTCTGCGTGCCGCCTCGGCGGCCCCAGACCGCTCGGCTCTGTGGCCCAGTTTGCGACTGGATGGTTTCTTTTGGTACTGAATGGTAGCAGATGGTATTCAACGCAATCTTTATCTGTTTGGCGGGAGTATCTGTAGGTACGAGATGACGGAGAGCAACGACGCGATGGACATGATGTGGCCGCCTGCGATGTGGAAAGAAATGCAGGAAGCCGGCGAGCAGGCCGTCGAACAGCAGCAACAGATGATGCAGCAGCTGTTCAGCGGCTCCGCGAGTGGGATGGACATGAGTAGTCTGGGCGCGATGCGCCAGTTGGCGACGTTCAAGACACGCGTCCAGAGCGGGGGGCGTATCAGCATCCCCGACGCCGAGCGCGAAGCCCTCGACATCGAGGAAGGCGACATCGTCCAGGCCGTCGTACTCCCCGTCAAACGTAACCGAGATGATACAAATGAGTGACGCATACACCACGCCCGTAACGACCGCTTTCGAAATGCAGCGCCGCACGATCGAACAGAGCCAGCAGGCCTTCAAGCAGAGCCTGGCGTTCCAGCAGAACGTCAACCAGGCGATGCTCGACAGCCTCGACAGCCAGGAGTCGGCCCAGCGCCGTGGCGTCGAGCTAACCCAGACGATGTTCCACAGCTACCTCGACGCCGTCGAGGCCGCCGTCCCCGGTGTCGATAGTTCCGTCGAGGAGCTTCGCGCCACCGTCGACGAGCAGGTCGCGTTCCTGCTGGAGAACCACGAGGAGGCGTTCGACACCGTCGAGAGCGAGTTCGCCGAAGGCCTCGACGCCTACGACGAGCTTTCGGAGGACTACGTCGCCGCCCTGGACGAGCAGGTCGAACTGCTGGTCGAGGCCCACGAAGACCTCGAAGGCCAGTCCGTCGAGGCCGTCGAACAGCTCGCAGACCAGTTCGAGAACCTTCAGGAACAGGTCGAAGAGGTTCAAGAGCAGGTCCGTGACGTTCAGGAGCAGGCCGCCGAGGCCGTCGACGTCGAAGCGTAAAACCGCCGTTTTTTCTTTGCGCACGCACGAGATACACCCATGAGCGATACAAACGACGTACAAGAGGAGTGGAGTCGAATGGTCGAACAGATGAACGACGCGGTCGCGGACTCCGTCGAGCAGAACATGCAGGCCCAGGCGGCCTTCATGGAGTCGTGGGCCGACGCCGTCGAGGATTCGGTCCCCGAAGAGGACGTCCTCGCGGAGGGAATGCAGGGCTACAACAAGGCCTACGAGGTCTGGATGGACGCCGCCGAGCGGATGTTCGAGCGATCCACCGACGCCGCCCAGGGCGAGGACGTCGAACCCAGCGAGTTCCGCGACATCTGGCTGCAGTCGGCCAACGAGGCCTTCAAAGAAGTGATGGGTACGTCCGCCTTTGCCGCCGCGAACGGCCAGCTCGTCGAGTCCATGCTGGAGATGCGCCAGGAGGCCGACGAGATCGGCCAGGACACGATCTCCCAGCTCGGCTTCCCGACTCGCGACGACATGGACGAGGTCGGCGAGCGCCTCGTCGAACTCGAGCGCCGCCAGCAGGCAGTCGAACAGAAGCTCGACCGCGTCCTCGACGCCCTCGAGGAGTGATCTCGCCATGATGAATCCGCTCAGTGCGGCCCTGGACATGCAACGCCAGGGCCTGGAAGCGATGACGGGCGCCAGCGAGAAGAGTCAGGTCCTCGACGACCGCATGGAGACCCTCGAGAGCGTCGAGGTCGGCGAGACGCCCAGCGAGGTCGTCTACACCGAGAACAAGCTCGAACTGCTGCACTACAAGCCCGAGGACGCCGGTATCGAGGTTCCCGACGACGAGAAAGAGCCCGTGCCGATCCTGATCATCTACGCGCTGATCAACCGGCCGTACATCCTCGACCTGCAGCCCTCCCGCTCCGTGGTCCGACGCCTGCTCGAAGCCGGCCACGACGTCTACCTCATCGACTGGAACGAGCCGACCCGACTCGATCAGCACCTCACGCTCGACGACTACGTCAACCGCTACATCGAGAACTGCGTGAACGAGGTCGCCGAGCGCTCCGGCCAGGATTCGATCAACATCCTCGGGTACTGCATGGGCGGCACCATGTCGACGATGTACGCCGCACTCCACCCCGAGAAGGTCAACGCGCTCGGCCTGATGGCCGCCGGTCTCTGCTTCGACCAGACCGGCGGGATGCTCGAAATCTGGGGCGACCAGGAACACTACGAT
The Halapricum salinum genome window above contains:
- a CDS encoding bifunctional N(6)-L-threonylcarbamoyladenine synthase/serine/threonine protein kinase, coding for MTCSRLRVLAIEGTAWAASAAVFETTDPTERTDDERVDIFTDAYAPDSGGIHPREAAEHMHEAIPKVVAQARETAETWAAEHDEQTQNPVDAVAFSRGPGLGPCLRIVATAARATAQRFDVPLVGVNHMVAHLEIGRHRSGFESPVCLNASGANAHILGFRNGRYRVLGETMDTGVGNAIDKFTRHLGWSHPGGPKVEQRAKEGDFLDLPYVVKGMDFSFSGIMSAAKQAVDDDEPVEDVCFALQEHIFAMLTEVSERALSLTGSGQLVLGGGVAQNARLRGMLESMCAQRGAEFYAPEPRFLRDNAGMIAVLGAKMYDAGDTLPIAESQIDSNFRPDQVPVTWREREAWTATGDNVRAGDALQGAEATVTFEDGIVTKRRLPREYRHEILDARLRRTRTRLEARLTSQARRAGVPTPVLRDVDPDEGMLVFEKVGEADLRDRLTEASVRDVAGHLATIHDAGFVHGDPTTRNVRVDGDRTYLIDFGLGYFTDDPEDYAMDLHVFDQSLTGTADDPESLIAAARESYERASADPESVLDSLAEIEGRGRYQ
- a CDS encoding glycoside hydrolase family 97 catalytic domain-containing protein; the protein is MCAREAERSPLRRRTFLGALAAAGGATLLPTAMATAPEEIGQQISHPDPITSGPTATTQTIQSPGGTLSVTLDADDGALSYRVERAGEPVIEDSELGLEFADGSTFGTDATVLGSATDSVDRTWEPPWGRYSEIRERYRELAVTVEDERTVTVTIRVFEEGVGLRYTIHGEDDFEIVDERTTFAVAGDGDAAWYNDDPNKYEQRIRETAISDVGGANTPITMALDDGPALSIHEADLTDYAAMRLAAVGGTTFESTLVTWPDGVTKVRGTAPHVSPWRTVEVGDGVGDLIESNLVVNLAQESKIEDPSWVEPGKYMGIWWELHIGESTWHPGDRVGATTENAKQYIDFCAAHDIPNLLAEGWNVGWDPGGLAGFDDQDFTRPTEHFDLQEILDYGGSRGVSFVAHNETGAQAARYDENMADIFAQYNEWGIPAVKNGYVNPPFHNGQKQQSQWAVKHYRRMVATAAQNEVMINAHEPIKPTGERRTWPNFMTREGVQGMEYQNFTGGLPANHSVLVAQTRMLAGPVDYTPGIFDLTDDGSNVNSTRARQLSHYPVLFSGLQMVADLPKNYRDDDGEVYPEFEFIADVPASWDETRVVDTELGSYVSIARKREGVWYVGTQSGESRSLDLALDFLDDEAYVAEIYADAPETSLGSNPEAVAVEERTVSGGETITVELARGGGHAMRLVPAEGDVPYCPSLSVDAPQRADVGTTTISGTTDADSVRVEVGDSVFEPAVEDGQFSAAVPITAGENSITVSVPKRNADERCRETAVIQGVDRLADWSDSTGDDHGPGSYTYPGNHVFTAGSFDLTRVTIDRVGASYEIGVSIGGTLENPWQFEGGFSTQFLQVYVRDPARSGGTTDARAGVDAAFEAPYHRRILANGEHGVTVEAPDGEEIATGSTRVDTETIVLTVPADAVGPLSTSALAVLVLGYDGHTESNVRPVESEASTWRFGGAGSEDAPNVIDLMTPDGTSNAEALAHTDDQPATIPYRTVGDATVEDGPIVGTNAPQDIDGDGHFEDIDGDGKATISDVFTYFERRDGDRIRSAPPQFDFDGDGQSGTAGDVFALYRELFDF
- a CDS encoding DUF5808 domain-containing protein — encoded protein: MADKPQSGEIFGVPYNFERPSLRRLLSSYWQPGEGMLVKKPFGIGYTLNLANWRSWIVLAAAGALLYQERGKSEDSESEELEDESDEPVEVIVD
- a CDS encoding non-canonical purine NTP pyrophosphatase, with translation MLHFVTGNAGKVHEVQSLLDAEVEQFEFDYTEIQSQDLREIAARGAREAYREVGEPVIVDDSGLFVESLDGFPGPYSAYVEDTVGVERLWRLVEPEADHSAAFRAVVAYCDGGEFEATPEPVDRGERRGPDQAAAERSSATTDDQVDADDLSVKFFEGVVPGEIVAPRGDGGFGYDPIFEHGGQTFAEMDTEQKNAVSHRGRALARFAEWYEQS
- a CDS encoding MaoC family dehydratase, which encodes MSSEPHDLLNTWTETSSHVVNSMMEANRAAFAAFGVGARSDDPASGPEIEAEEDLPTWHVTVDAEDHLSVGDGVEFSKTISDADVRRFALSSGDTNPLHLDEEFAEQTRFKGRIAHGTLVGGLISAALARLPGLTIYLSQDLEFHAPVRIGDRVTAECEIVEDLGHNQYRLTTTVTDGEEAVIDGEAVVLIDERPDE
- a CDS encoding AbrB/MazE/SpoVT family DNA-binding domain-containing protein, whose product is MTESNDAMDMMWPPAMWKEMQEAGEQAVEQQQQMMQQLFSGSASGMDMSSLGAMRQLATFKTRVQSGGRISIPDAEREALDIEEGDIVQAVVLPVKRNRDDTNE
- a CDS encoding poly(R)-hydroxyalkanoic acid synthase subunit PhaE — its product is MSDTNDVQEEWSRMVEQMNDAVADSVEQNMQAQAAFMESWADAVEDSVPEEDVLAEGMQGYNKAYEVWMDAAERMFERSTDAAQGEDVEPSEFRDIWLQSANEAFKEVMGTSAFAAANGQLVESMLEMRQEADEIGQDTISQLGFPTRDDMDEVGERLVELERRQQAVEQKLDRVLDALEE